The region TACAGAGATGGAACTTCCTCCAGCcctttctccctcactccattTTCTCATCAGTTAGAGAACTAGGCATCACTTCTTCCTAACCTTGGTGGGCTGTGGGAAGAGCCCgtgcctctctcccttcctcctccctccttccctcttccttccttcctcccccctccccctccctctcacctgttAGAGTAGTAGACATTTCTtcttccccctccccatccccctctccctctccctgcctccctctcaccTGTTAGAGTAGTAGACATttcttcttccccctccccctcctccccctctccctctccctgcctccctctcaccTGTTAGAGTAGTAGACATttcttcttccccctccccctccctctcccctctccctgcctccctctcaccTGTTAGAGTAGTAGACATttcttcttccccctccctcccctctccctgcctccctctcaccTGTTAGGTAGTAGACATttcttcttccccctccctccctcctccctccctcctccctccctccctccctccctcctccctcctcctccctccctccctccctccctccctctcacctgttAGAGCAGTAGACATTTCttcttccccctccatccctctctctctctctctctctctctctctctctctctctctctctctctctctctctctctctctctctctctctctctctctctctctctctctctctctctctctctctctctctctctctctctctctctctctctctctctctctctctccctcctcctccctccctccctccctccctccctctcacctgttAGAGCAGTAGACATTTCTTCTTCCCGACCTTGGTTGGCTGTGGGCAGAGTACTGCCCTGATAGCCTCGTCAAACACTGTCTTCAGGCCACGCTGGGTCAGAGCAGAACACTCCAAGTACTTCACagagtctgggagggagggagggaggggggagagaggaagagagagagatgagagatcaCAGAGCAATGTTTGTGATCTGGGCAAggagcaaccagtgaagaacaaacaccattgtaaatgcaacccatatttatgtttatttattttccttttgtactttaactatttgcacatcgttacaacactgtacatagactgTATGACTTCTGAAATGTCCTTATTATTTTGGAACtgctgtgagtgtaatgtttactgttcatttttattgtttgttttactttagtttattttatacttcacatgctttggcaatgtaaacacatgtttcccatggagagagagagagagagagagaactgtgtaCATGCAGACAACCCAGATAGGCACTTCATTCTCCATTCATGTAAATATTAATCTCAGATATGAATCTGAGGAGATGCTGTCTGAAGAGATTGGTACAGCTCCTCTCATTTAATACTAGTCATAGAACACTTGGAAGACaaaatatcaatcaatcaaatgtactgtattttataaaACCCTATTACGTCAGCTTCTTACGGATAGGCGGGACAGTCGTGTCCCACTTGGGCAAAAAACaggaaaatgcagcgcggcaaattttttaaaaattatatcaaatcaaactttcattaaatcacacatgtaagatactcgattaaagctacactcgttgtgattCCAGCCAACATGACAGATTTttaaaggcttttcggcgaatgcataagaagctattatctgatgatagcacaacagtaaacaaaggggatagcatatttcaaccctgcaggtgctacacaaaacgcagaaataaaatataaaacatgcattactgttgacgagcttcttttgttggcactccaatatgtcccataaacatcacaattggtcttttgttcgattaattccgtccatatatatctaaatgtccatttataaagcgcgtttgatccagaaaaaacagcttccaaaaaacgcaatgtcactacaaaatatttcaaaagttgcctataaactttgccaaaatatttaaaactacttttgtaatacaactttaggtatttttaaacgttaataatcgatcaaattgtagacgggtctatctgttgtTCAATCCAAGAAGAAAACAAACCAGCGCtacttttcacgtcttgcgcaactctcaacagtgttaccaagttcctagttggcctacttcttcattgcacaaaggaataacctcaaccaaattcaaagactggtgacatccattggaagtggtaggaactgaaaaccagCCAAATCGTTTTCCAAcgaactcactgaacagacagagacctcaaaaaaataattctgaacggttagtcctcggggttttgcctgctacataagttctgttatactcacagacatgattcaaactgttttagaaacttcagagtgttttctatctaaatctatgaataatatgcatatcttatattcttggcatgagtagcaggaagttgaaatgaAAATTATGCCCCCTAGCCCCAAGAGGTTTTAACACTTTAGAGTACTTTACAAAATACAACTCCATCATCATAAAAAGTAATGGATTATTATATGCAATGACCTACCAACGTCCTTGGCCAGCGCTAGGCCTTGTGGGTAGGTGATGGGGCCAGTTTCTTCTCTTTGAGCTTCTGATGGTCTCCTTCTCATCCCTCAGATCCAGCTTAGTACCCACTAGGATGATAGGGGTTGACGGGCAGTGGTGACGCACCTCTGGGTaccactaaagagagagagagaggagggagggagggagggggggggggaggagagagagaaagagagagaggggtgggggtgggggggggagagagagagagagggagagggagagagagagggagagagagggggaggagagaggagaggggaggtggggaggaggagagagagagagagggagggggtgggggaggaggggaggagagagagagggaggggtgggaggagagagagagagagagaggagagagagagaggaggggagaggggtgggaggaggagggagagagagggagagagagagagaggagagagagagagagagagagagagagagagagagagaggaggggtgggggaggagagagagagagagagagggtggggagagaggagatagaggagggggtggggaggaggagagagagaggagagagaggagggagagagagagagagagagggtgggggggaggaggggaggaggggtggggaggagagagagagagagaggagggggtggggaggagggagagggggtggggggaggaggaagagagagggagggggtgggggaggaggagagagggagagaaagagagagagaggggtgggggaggaggagagagagagagagagaggagaggggtggggaggatcctcacctctggagagagagagagagaggggatcatGTATCCTCCAGAACGGTCATAACACACCTGGCCGGTATTCCATTTGAGAGAGTATCAGTGGCCCTTTGTTCACCATTGTCCTGAGgattattgttcccatgtccatTGGCCATTGTTCTGCTCTGTTGAGCCTTCGGggggtgggatggaggaggaaagTGTGGAAGTTTTGTGCTTGTGTttggtacactgtgtcctatgaaaaatatactgtatgtgggtacactgtgtcctatgataaatatactgtatgtgggtacactgtgtcctatgataaatatactgtatgtgggtacactgtgtcctatgataaatatactgtatgtgggtacactgtgtcctatgataaatatactgtatgtgggtacactgtgtcctatgataaatatactgtatgtgggtacactgtgtcctatgataaatatactgtatgtaggtacactgtgtcctatgataaatatactgtatgtaggtacactgtcctatgataaatatactgtatgtatatactgtacactgtgtcctatgataaatatactgtatgtgggtacactgtgtcctatgataaatatactgtatgtgggtacactgtgtcctatgataaatatactgtatgtgggtacactgtgtcctatgataaatatactgtatgtaggtacactgtgtcctatgataaatatactgtatgtgggtacactgtgtcctatgataaatatactgtatgtgggtacactgtgtcctatgataaatatactgtatgtgggtacactgtgtcctatgataaatatactgtatgtaggtacactgtgtcctatgataaatatactgtatgtaggtacactgtgtcctatgataaatatactgtatgtgggtacactgtgtcctatgataaatatactgtatgtgggtacactgtgtcctatgataaatatactgtatgtgggtacactgtgtcctatgataaatatactgtatgtgggtacactgtgtcctatgataaatatactgtatgtgggtacactgtgtcctatgataaatatactgtatgtgggtacactgtgtcctatgataaatatactgtatgtaggtacactgtgtcctatgataaatatactgtatgtgggtacactgtgtcctatgataaatatactgtatgtaggtacactgtgtcctatgataaatatactgtatgtgggtacactgtgtcctatgataaatatactgtatgtgggtacactgtgtcctatgataaatatactgtatgtgggtacactgtgtcctatgataaatatactgtatgtgggtacactgtgtcctatgataaatatactgtatgtgggtacactgtgtcctatgataaatatactgtatgtaggtacactgtgtcctatgataaatatactgtatgtaggtacactgtgtcctatgataaatatactgtatgtaggtacactgtgtcctatgataaatatactgtatgtgggtacactgtgtcctatgataaatatactgtatgtgggtacactgtgtcctatgataaatatactgtatgtaggtacactgtgtcctatgataaatatactgtatgtgggtacactgtgtcctatgataaatatactgtatgtaggtacactgtgtcctatgataaatatactgtatgtaggtacactgtgtcctatgataaatatactgtatgtgggtacactgtgtcctatgataaatatactgtatgtaggtacactgtgtcctatgataaatatactgtatgtgggtacactgtgtcctatgataaatatactgtatgtgggtacactgtgtcctatgataaatatactgtatgtaggtacactgtgtcctatgataaatatactgtatgtaggtacactgtcctatgataaatatactgtatgtgggtacactgtgtcctatgataaatatactgtatgtaggtacactgtcctatgataaatatactgtatgtgggtacactgtgtcctatgataaatatactgtatgtaggtacactgtgtcctatgataaatatactgtatgtgggtacactgtgtcctatgataaatatactgtatgtgggtacactgtgtcctatgataaatatactgtatgtgggtacactgtgtcctatgataaatatactgtatgtaggtacactgtgtcctatgataaatatactgtatgtgggtacactgtgtcctatgataaatatactgtatgtgggtacactgtgtcctatgataaatatactgtatgtaggtacactgtgtcctatgataaatatactgtatgtgggtacactgtgtcctatgataaatatactgtatgtaggtacactgtgtcctgggtacactgtgtcctatgataaatatactgtatgtaggtacactgtgtcctatgataaatatactgtatgtgggtacactgtcctatgataaatatactgtatgtgggtacactgtgtcctatgataaatatactgtatgtgggtacactgtcctatgataaatatactgtatgtgggtacactgtgtcctatgataaatatactgtatgtgggtacactgtcctatgataaatatactgtatgtgggtacactgtcctatgataaatatactgtatgtgggtacactgtgtcctatgataaatatactgtatgtacactggTACACTGtatgtcctatgataaatatactgtatgtaggtacactgtgtcctatgataaatatactgtatgtaggtacactgtgtcctatgataaatatactgtatgtaggtacactgtgtcctatgataaatatactgtatgtgggtacactgtgtcaatgataaatatactgtatgtaggtacactgtgtcctatgataaatatactgtatgtgggtacactgtgtcctatgataaatatactgtatgtgggtacactgtgtcctatgataaatatactgtatgtgggtacactgtcctatgataaatatatgtatgtgggtacactgtgtcctatgataaatatactgtatgtggtacactgtgtcctatgataaatatactgtatgtgggtacactgtgtcctatgataaatatactgtatgtgggtacactgtgtcctatgataaatatactgtatgtgggtacactgtgtcctatgataaatatactgtatgtgggtacactgtgtccaCTGtatgtcctatgataaatatactgtactgtgggtacactgtgtcctatgataaatatactgtatgtgggtacactgtgtcctatgataaatatactgtatgtaggtacactgtgtcctatgataaatatactgtatgtgggtacactgtgtcctatgataaatatactgtatgtgggtacactgtgtcctatgataaatatactgtatgtaggtacactgtgtcctatgataaatatactgtatgtgggtacactgtgtcctatgataaatatactgtatgtaggtacactgtgtcctatgataaatatactgtatgtgggtacactgtcctatgataaatatactgtatgtgggtacactgtgtccactgtatgtgggtcctatgataaatatactgtatgtaggtacactgtgtcctatgataaatatactgtatgtgggtacactgtcctatgataaatatactgtatgtgggtacactgtgtcctatgataaatatactgtatgtgggtacactgtgtcctatgataaatatactgtatgtgggtacactgtgtcctatgataaatatactgtatgtaggtacactgtgtcctatgataaatatactgtatgtgggtacactgtgtcctatgataaatatactgtatgtgggtacactgtgtcctatgataaatatactgtatgtgggtacactgtgtcctatgataaatatactgtatgtgggtacactgtcctatgataaatatactgtatgtgggtacactgtgtcctatgataaatatactgtatgcgGGTACACTGTGtccacacataaacacactgtGAGCATACAGATAGAAACTGTGtcaaaatatactgtatgtgggatgataaatatactgtatgtatcatGTCCATCATGTTGTGACCCTATGATAAATATAGCAACACTCTGTGATAATCTAGTACACtgcataaatatactgtatgtgggtacactgttGCGGTAAGTGGGACccggtacactgtgtcctatgataaatatactgcaACTGTGTCCTAGTAAAACAGGCAAGTGAGATAACATAAGAAAACGTCCAAAATATACTTTGTAGGCATTGGATGGAGAACTGTGTCCTAGAGTGAAGGGGCACACTGTGTCCAGAATTaactgtatgtgggtacactgtgtcctatgatttAGTGTGGGTACATTCTGTGTCCTATGGGAAAAATACTGTACAAACAAGACTAGATAAATATACTGTAAAAGCCAGATCCAAATGTATGTGTACACTGTTCTGATAAAGTCTCTTCcagtcctatgataaatatactgtatgtgggtacactgtgtcctatgattcTACTCAATGgaatgataaatatactgtatgtgtcattGTGACatcactgtgtcctatgataaatatactgtatgtgcgaCACTGTGTCCATAGTCTCATTCAATTAAAACTATGCATATAGGTACACTAgacctatgataaatatactgtatgtagtacaCTGGGtcctaaatatactgtatgtacacccTGACATGGactcctatgataaatatacctgtgggtacactgtgtccaGCCAGTAGGGACACTGTGTCCTATTTACTGTACACTGTGTCCAGGTTCTGTATGTGGGTACAATTGTCCCATGGTCAATACCATGTGGGTACACTGTGGTTACATATGGTCCATACTCTGTCCATGATAAATATACTGTTTGGGGATGACTCAACACAAAGGGGAAGCATCATTCCATCATGTTGTGACCTAGCAACACTCTGTGATAATCTCTGCTAGAACAACCGGTTAACTCAACAGTAAAACAGCAAGGAGAAACAGAAACATAGGTTATGAACAACAAATGAGTGATGTTTAGTGTTGCATGTGTTACAAGACTAGATATGTCTGGTCAAAGATGGTTCTGAAGAGTCTCTTACTGGAACAACTGTAGTGCTCCATCACACACACTACATCAGGGCTGTCAACTCATTTTGATGCCCTAGACCAAGTATAGACTATCTCAACCCTCACTCCACCTCCACGAGGGGCCAGCCATTTTAGAGAGGGCCACGCTGAAAATCGGTAACATTTAATCACCGTCAGCATTTGGAAAAAATAGTCCTCTATCCATCGTTTAGGAATTTTTGATGCTCCAACTGTAGTGCTCCATCACACACTACATCAGGGCTTTCATTTGACCCTGGGT is a window of Oncorhynchus keta strain PuntledgeMale-10-30-2019 unplaced genomic scaffold, Oket_V2 Un_contig_17766_pilon_pilon, whole genome shotgun sequence DNA encoding:
- the LOC127919880 gene encoding uncharacterized protein LOC127919880 — protein: MSIGHCSALLSLRGVGWRRKVWKFCACVWYTVSYEKYTVCGYTVSYDKYTVCGYTVSYDKYTVCGYTVSYDKYTVCGYTVSYDKYTVCGYTVSYDKYTVCGYTVSYDKYTVCRYTVSYDKYTVCRYTVSYDKYTVCRYTVSYDKYTVCGYTVSYDKYTVCRYTVSYDKYTVCGYTVSYDKYTVCRYTVSYDKYTVCGYTVSYDKYTVCRYTVSYDKYTVCRYTVSYDKYTVCRYTVSYDKYTVCGYTVSYDKYTVCGYTVSYDKYTVCGYTVSYDKYTVCGYTVSYDKYTVCGYTVSYDKYTVCGYTVSYDKYTVCGYTVSYDKYTVCGYTVL